A stretch of the Archangium violaceum genome encodes the following:
- the ccmA gene encoding heme ABC exporter ATP-binding protein CcmA: MDAPTAAPPPALVLHDVSKRYGRRWALARLSYTLPPGRSLLLTGHNGSGKTTLLRLVGTALTPTHGRVEVLGNDCVTQRETVRREVALLSHASFLYEDLTAHQNLVVLARLLGMDSPSDVAGALLTKVGLTKRSDSPVRQFSAGMRKRLAIARLLMKAPALALLDEPFGELDPAGIQAMEKIIGELKDTGVTVVLATHLIEQGMSLCEERLHLQEGRAVAA; encoded by the coding sequence ATGGATGCCCCCACCGCAGCGCCTCCTCCCGCGCTCGTCCTCCACGATGTCAGCAAGCGATATGGACGTCGCTGGGCACTCGCGCGCCTCAGCTACACCCTCCCCCCGGGCCGCTCCCTGCTCCTCACGGGTCACAACGGCTCCGGCAAGACGACGCTGCTGAGACTGGTGGGCACCGCGCTCACCCCCACCCACGGCCGGGTGGAGGTGCTCGGCAACGACTGCGTCACGCAGCGCGAGACGGTGCGCCGCGAGGTGGCCCTCCTCTCCCACGCGAGCTTCCTCTATGAGGATCTCACCGCGCACCAGAACCTGGTGGTGCTGGCGAGGCTGCTCGGGATGGACTCGCCCTCGGACGTGGCCGGGGCGCTGCTCACCAAGGTGGGGCTGACGAAGCGCTCGGACAGCCCGGTGCGCCAGTTCTCCGCGGGCATGCGCAAGCGTCTGGCCATCGCCCGGCTGCTGATGAAGGCTCCCGCGCTCGCGCTGCTGGACGAGCCCTTCGGCGAGCTGGACCCGGCCGGCATCCAGGCCATGGAGAAGATCATCGGCGAGCTCAAGGACACGGGTGTCACCGTCGTCCTGGCCACGCACCTCATCGAGCAGGGCATGTCCCTGTGCGAGGAGCGCCTGCACCTGCAGGAAGGCCGGGCGGTGGCGGCATGA
- a CDS encoding cytochrome c biogenesis protein, translating to MNTVLQVVSAAAALASVGMGVRLGMKWAPPGSRYNAKPALLVMTAAALLLLGIGSYLGLVWTPPEREMGDVYRIIYVHVPAMWMAMLTLTVNFCCCVAYLLHTSWKTDALAESTAEVGLLFGAYGLVLGAIWGKPTWGTYWDWDPRLTAMAIMLVTYVAYVALRGFVEDPEKRAVWSSVVGIISFVNLPIVWFSVKWWRSLHQVQSTPKTVDPDMVLSLRVNAWASLILLTLFLLHRYRIALARREAEVALPEALPTDAPAPRDNRASEVA from the coding sequence ATGAACACGGTGCTGCAGGTGGTTTCGGCGGCGGCGGCGCTGGCGTCTGTGGGTATGGGCGTCCGGCTGGGCATGAAGTGGGCGCCTCCCGGATCGAGGTACAACGCGAAGCCCGCGCTGCTGGTCATGACGGCGGCGGCCCTGCTGCTGTTGGGCATTGGCTCGTACCTGGGGCTGGTGTGGACGCCACCCGAGCGGGAGATGGGGGACGTCTACCGCATCATCTACGTGCACGTGCCGGCCATGTGGATGGCCATGCTGACGCTGACGGTCAACTTCTGCTGCTGCGTGGCGTACCTGCTCCATACGAGCTGGAAGACGGACGCGCTGGCGGAGTCCACGGCCGAGGTGGGGCTGCTCTTCGGGGCCTACGGGCTGGTGCTGGGCGCCATCTGGGGCAAGCCCACGTGGGGCACCTACTGGGACTGGGATCCGCGGCTCACGGCCATGGCCATCATGCTGGTGACGTACGTGGCGTACGTGGCCCTGCGCGGCTTCGTGGAGGATCCCGAGAAGCGCGCGGTGTGGAGCTCCGTGGTGGGCATCATCTCCTTCGTCAACCTGCCCATCGTGTGGTTCTCGGTGAAGTGGTGGCGCAGCCTGCACCAGGTGCAGTCGACGCCCAAGACGGTGGACCCGGACATGGTGCTGTCACTGCGCGTCAACGCCTGGGCCTCGCTCATCCTCCTCACCCTCTTCCTGCTGCACCGCTACCGGATCGCCCTCGCCCGGCGCGAGGCGGAGGTGGCCCTGCCCGAGGCGCTCCCCACGGACGCGCCCGCCCCGCGTGACAACCGTGCCTCGGAGGTGGCCTGA
- a CDS encoding cytochrome c maturation protein CcmE: MTQQTRNRLIAVVALLVAGAGLALVAFGNIGENLVYYWRPSEMMAQGEKAYGPTIRLGGQVQPGSIQWNEQHTTLHFRVMDSEEPGAAHVLVRTTEVPPQMFRERIGVVVEGTFDKSQVFQGSRLMVNHSNEYRAPKTDDDVKKMFEEMQKQEATTAAAARTQ; this comes from the coding sequence ATGACGCAGCAGACGCGCAACCGTCTCATCGCCGTGGTGGCCCTGCTGGTGGCCGGAGCCGGCCTGGCGCTGGTGGCCTTCGGCAACATCGGTGAGAACCTCGTCTATTACTGGAGGCCCTCGGAGATGATGGCCCAGGGCGAGAAGGCCTATGGCCCCACCATCCGCCTGGGTGGCCAGGTGCAGCCGGGCAGCATCCAGTGGAACGAGCAGCACACCACCCTGCACTTCCGCGTGATGGACAGCGAGGAGCCCGGCGCGGCGCACGTGCTGGTGCGTACCACCGAGGTGCCTCCGCAGATGTTCCGCGAGCGCATCGGCGTGGTGGTGGAGGGCACCTTCGACAAGTCCCAGGTCTTCCAGGGCAGCCGGCTCATGGTGAACCACTCCAACGAGTACCGGGCGCCCAAGACGGATGACGACGTGAAGAAGATGTTCGAGGAGATGCAGAAGCAGGAAGCCACCACGGCGGCGGCGGCGAGGACTCAGTGA
- a CDS encoding heme exporter protein CcmB — protein sequence MRKPRPISLLKTVGVLLAKDLLIEWRTRARLNALIFFALATLLLFSFAVGPDTKVLARNAGGYLWLALLFASVLALGESFRVEQENLTLDGLRLAPADARAIFLSKALGNALLLILLGALLIPVMVALYAVNVSMGVGAFATTLVLGCMAISAPGTVYSAIASNARARDVLLPLLLFPLIIPALLAAAKATSLVLQGDPMNQLGSWYGLLFGFNLIYWGLGFVLFPRVIED from the coding sequence ATGAGGAAGCCACGTCCCATCTCCCTGCTGAAAACGGTGGGGGTGCTGCTGGCCAAGGATCTGCTGATCGAATGGCGCACGCGCGCGCGCCTCAACGCGCTCATCTTCTTCGCGCTGGCCACGCTGCTGCTGTTCTCCTTCGCGGTGGGTCCGGACACGAAGGTGCTGGCGCGCAACGCGGGCGGCTACCTGTGGCTGGCGCTGCTCTTCGCCAGCGTGCTCGCGCTGGGCGAGTCCTTCCGGGTGGAGCAGGAGAACCTCACCCTGGACGGGCTGCGGTTGGCCCCGGCGGACGCGCGCGCCATCTTCCTGTCCAAGGCCCTGGGCAACGCCCTGTTGCTGATACTGCTGGGCGCCCTGCTCATCCCGGTGATGGTGGCCCTCTACGCGGTGAACGTGTCCATGGGGGTGGGAGCTTTCGCCACCACCCTGGTGCTCGGCTGCATGGCCATCAGCGCGCCGGGCACGGTGTATTCGGCCATCGCGAGCAATGCGCGGGCAAGAGATGTGCTGCTCCCGCTGTTGCTGTTCCCGCTCATCATTCCCGCGCTGCTCGCCGCCGCGAAGGCGACATCGCTCGTGTTGCAGGGTGACCCGATGAATCAGCTGGGCTCATGGTACGGGCTGCTATTCGGGTTCAATCTGATTTATTGGGGGCTGGGATTCGTCCTGTTCCCCCGGGTCATCGAGGATTGA
- a CDS encoding heme lyase CcmF/NrfE family subunit, with the protein MNSTLGYGLVLGGLAFASFGALVGLVGGMRRDDAAFPWVMRCVWGFFACMLSANVVMEWALLTNDFSVQYVAQVGSRATPTVFKIVSLWSALEGSILFWGLIMGTYVLAFAVVHRREHARYMSLALGTMLAVGVFFTFLIAGPANPFHTVSPVPMDGPGPNALLQNHWLMIIHPPMLYLGYVGMTVPFGIGVAALLRGEMGDAWMAPLRRWTLVAWLFLSVGIILGSWWAYAVLGWGGYWAWDPVENASFLPWLTSTAFMHSTLVHERKKMLKLWTLSLVLSSFVLTILGTFMTRSGIFNSVHSFTQSDIGPTFLVFIAVLLFVSIALLATRGHLLVAESSLKSMLSREATVLVNNLVFVAITFTVLLGTLYPLISEAVRGIRVSVGEPYFNKMAVPGGVMVLFLMGVGPMLPWGSSDPKMVRERFWVPAAVGLAVVGACLAGGLRGFYPLLTFGLAGFVTVITLRELALPVKVRMSERKEGFVTALVGSATKARRRFGGYIVHLGIVIIFVAVAGSSAYVTHTSGTVRQGETLKVGDYQVKYLGLTSGQEPHRTYMATRVQVTAPDGSVSEMAPRMNYYERMTDPVGTPAVRETVKEDLYLSLMAFSEERGTASFNAWIFPLVGWIWWSIPVLVLGTLIALWPSRKARAVAQAETPAAGAPPEAGGEMNRGAA; encoded by the coding sequence GTGAACAGCACGCTCGGATACGGGCTGGTGCTCGGGGGGCTCGCGTTCGCGAGCTTCGGAGCGCTGGTGGGCCTGGTGGGTGGGATGCGCCGCGACGACGCGGCCTTCCCGTGGGTGATGCGCTGCGTGTGGGGCTTCTTCGCCTGCATGCTCAGCGCCAACGTGGTGATGGAGTGGGCGCTCCTCACCAACGACTTCAGCGTCCAGTACGTGGCGCAGGTGGGCAGCCGCGCCACGCCGACGGTCTTCAAGATCGTCTCGCTGTGGAGCGCGCTCGAGGGCTCCATCCTCTTCTGGGGCCTCATCATGGGCACGTACGTGCTGGCCTTCGCGGTGGTGCACCGCCGCGAGCACGCGCGCTACATGTCCCTGGCGCTGGGCACCATGCTGGCGGTGGGCGTCTTCTTCACCTTCCTGATCGCCGGGCCGGCCAACCCGTTCCACACGGTGTCACCGGTGCCCATGGACGGGCCGGGCCCCAACGCGCTGCTGCAGAACCACTGGCTGATGATCATCCACCCGCCCATGCTGTACCTGGGCTACGTGGGCATGACGGTGCCCTTCGGCATCGGCGTGGCCGCGCTGCTGCGCGGGGAGATGGGCGACGCGTGGATGGCGCCCCTGCGCCGCTGGACGCTGGTGGCGTGGCTGTTCCTGTCCGTGGGCATCATCCTCGGCTCGTGGTGGGCGTACGCGGTGCTCGGCTGGGGCGGCTACTGGGCGTGGGATCCGGTGGAGAACGCGTCCTTCCTTCCGTGGCTGACGTCCACCGCGTTCATGCACTCCACACTGGTGCACGAGCGCAAGAAGATGCTGAAGCTGTGGACGCTGAGCCTGGTGCTCTCCAGCTTCGTGCTCACCATCCTGGGCACGTTCATGACACGAAGCGGCATCTTCAACTCGGTGCACAGCTTCACGCAGTCGGACATCGGCCCCACGTTCCTGGTGTTCATCGCCGTGCTGCTGTTCGTGTCCATCGCGCTGCTGGCCACGCGCGGGCACCTGCTGGTGGCCGAGAGCAGCCTCAAGTCGATGCTGTCGCGCGAGGCCACCGTGCTGGTGAACAACCTGGTGTTCGTGGCCATCACCTTCACGGTGCTGCTGGGGACGCTCTACCCGCTCATCTCCGAGGCCGTGCGCGGCATCCGGGTGAGCGTGGGCGAGCCGTACTTCAACAAGATGGCGGTGCCCGGCGGTGTGATGGTGCTGTTCCTGATGGGCGTGGGCCCGATGCTGCCGTGGGGCAGCTCGGATCCGAAGATGGTGCGCGAGCGCTTCTGGGTGCCGGCGGCGGTGGGCCTGGCGGTGGTGGGCGCGTGCCTGGCGGGCGGGCTGAGGGGCTTCTACCCGCTGCTCACCTTCGGACTGGCGGGCTTCGTCACCGTCATCACCCTGCGCGAGCTGGCGCTGCCGGTGAAGGTGCGGATGAGCGAGCGCAAGGAGGGCTTCGTCACGGCGCTCGTGGGCAGCGCCACCAAGGCGCGGCGGCGCTTCGGCGGCTACATCGTGCACCTGGGCATCGTCATCATCTTCGTGGCCGTGGCGGGCTCGTCCGCGTACGTGACGCACACCTCGGGCACGGTGCGCCAGGGCGAGACGCTCAAGGTGGGCGACTACCAGGTGAAGTACCTGGGGCTCACCAGCGGCCAGGAGCCGCACCGCACCTACATGGCCACGCGGGTGCAGGTGACGGCGCCGGACGGCAGCGTCAGCGAGATGGCACCCCGGATGAACTACTACGAGCGCATGACGGATCCGGTGGGCACGCCGGCGGTGCGCGAGACGGTGAAGGAAGACCTCTACCTGTCGCTGATGGCCTTCTCCGAGGAGCGGGGCACGGCGAGCTTCAACGCGTGGATCTTCCCGCTGGTGGGGTGGATCTGGTGGAGCATCCCCGTGCTGGTGCTGGGGACGCTGATCGCGCTGTGGCCGTCGCGGAAGGCGCGCGCGGTGGCGCAGGCCGAGACGCCGGCGGCGGGTGCTCCGCCCGAGGCGGGTGGTGAGATGAATCGGGGTGC